One Malaclemys terrapin pileata isolate rMalTer1 chromosome 9, rMalTer1.hap1, whole genome shotgun sequence DNA window includes the following coding sequences:
- the STARD8 gene encoding stAR-related lipid transfer protein 8 isoform X1, translating into MTLNACASMKLEVHFQRKQNEDSEEEDLCAISDRWAFQRDSKRWSRIGSVDFLSHSPEVLNSTMRQTSSRESILTDPSANLEATSLHSNISTGSTGGTVGIVAIPPDVSPSQDSPNITKSSQSLSDHSAINQSPNQSASSKDKSKKRRSRSFLKRIESFRRKDKEKSDSKAKDATSGGTATKPGWDSAKSNGDLTAGMTTSPKRGMSSSFHGNKHFLSVGYRTNRVPNWGERKPGSELRRGAVYLEDYETVLKNSTSWAAGELHQRPVYKGDCLIHLPGDHKPGTFPKSLSIESLCPLDGSPLAHWKAGNKAVGLSGCGVGGSSSSMGDSSPRGFACRQRRGSCSSVGSRASVYDNVPEFGSSEDFFSMDGEVSYKNLDDILQDVWGLQRKVELWSKALSPDLDEEGEGEGEEETDSGGEPTFPSNLNLEEQSMSDVGTSASDFDSTGNSLNEAEEIEMRERRDSGVGASLTRPCRKLRWHSFQNSHRPSLNSASLEINRQSSAQLNLLQKCSLLRLTAIMEKHSVPHKQAWAWTVPKFMKRSKAPDYRDKMVFGVPPIINVQRTGQPLPQSIQQAMRHIRSQCLDQIGIFRKSGVKSRIQVLRHMNEASPDNVNYEGQSAYDVADLLKQYFRDLPEPIFTSKLTDTFLQIYQFVPKEQRLQAVQAAIILMPDENREVLQTLLYFLSDIASAEENQMTSGNLAVCLAPSIFHLNVSKKESTSPRMIQKRGTMGKPDQKDLNENMAATQGLSHMITDCKKLFQIPHDMMLQLGNSYVAADAHPLSLAELVSHSLQGEGKDFQAYLEDNVQNLLKESSEKFKGWLSTAGPQNTELSCKKVGDGHPLRLWKVSTEMEAPPYTVLQRVLRERHLWDEDLLQGEVIQALDENMEVYHYVTDSMAPHPRRDFIVLRKWRTDLPRGAYLLVSMSLEHEKLQVEGGVRAVVLTSQYLIEPCGMGRSKVTHVCRADLRGRSPEWYSKVFGQLCAMELARIRDSFPVLSPCGPETKI; encoded by the exons AATGAAGACTCAGAGGAGGAAGATCTTTGTGCCATTAGCGACCGATGGGCCTTCCAGAGGGACAGCAAAAGGTGGTCCAGAATTGGCTCTGTCGACTTCCTCTCCCACAGTCCAGAGGTGCTGAACTCCACCATGCGGCAGACATCCAGTCGTGAGAGCATCCTTACAGACCCCAGTGCCAATCTGGAAGCCACTTCGCTCCACAGCAATATCAGCACAGGCAGCACTGGTGGCACAGTTGGCATTGTGGCCATCCCGCCTGATGTGTCACCCAGCCAGGACTCTCCAAACATCACCAAATCCAGCCAGAGCTTGAGTGACCACTCCGCGATTAACCAATCCCCAAACCAGAGTGCGAGTTCTAAGGACAAGTCCAAGAAGCGGAGGTCCCGCAGCTTCCTAAAAAGGATCGAGTCTTTCCGAAGGAAGGACAAAGAGAAATCTGACTCCAAAGCAAAGGATGCCACTAGTGGCGGGACAGCGACCAAACCAGGGTGGGACTCTGCGAAGAGTAATGGGGACCTTACTGCTGGCATGACCACCTCCCCCAAAAGAGGAATGTCCTCCTCTTTCCATGGCAACAAACACTTTCTCTCAGTGGGATATAGGACTAATCGCGTGCCAAACTGGGGCGAGAGGAAGCCGGGCTCTGAACTGAGACGCGGTGCGGTCTATCTGGAGGACTATGAAACGGTCCTGAAAAATAGCaccagctgggctgctggagaACTGCACCAGCGGCCCGTGTACAAGGGCGACTGCCTGATCCACCTCCCTGGGGACCACAAGCCGGGGACTTTCCCCAAATCTCTCTCCATCGAAAGCTTGTGTCCTCTCGATGGCAGCCCTTTGGCCCACTGGAAAGCTGGGAACAAAGCGGTGGGACTTTCGGGGTGTGGagtgggtggcagcagcagcagcatgggcgaCTCCTCGCCACGGGGCTTTGCGTGCCGGCAGAGGcggggctcctgcagctctgtggGCAGCCGGGCGAGTGTGTACGACAACGTGCCCGAGTTTGGCAGCAGCGAAGATTTCTTCAGCATGGATGGGGAGGTGAGCTACAAAAACCTCGATGACATCTTGCAGGATGTCTGggggctgcagcggaaggtggaGCTCTGGTCTAAGGCACTCAGCCCCGACCTggatgaggagggagagggggaaggggaggaggagactgACTCAGGAGGGGAGCCCACCTTCCCCTCCAACCTGAACTTGGAAGAGCAGTCCATGTCCGACGTGGGCACCTCTGCCAGCGACTTCGACAGCACGGGCAACTCCTTGAATGAGGCGGAGGAGATCGAGATGAGAGAGCGCAGGGATTCAGGTGTGGGAGCGTCCCTCACCAGACCTTGCAG GAAGCTACGCTGGCACAGTTTCCAGAACTCCCATCGTCCCAGCTTGAACTCCGCCTCCTTGGAGATCAACCGCCAGTCCTCCGCTCAGCTCAACCTGCTGCAGAAGTGCTCGCTGCTTCGCCTCACCGCCATCATGGAGAAGCACTCTGTGCCGCACAAGCAGGCCTGGGCCTG GACTGTCCCCAAGTTCATGAAGAGGAGCAAAGCCCCCGACTACAGGGACAAAATGGTCTTCGGGGTCCCGCCAATCATTAACGTGCAGAGGACAGGGCAGCCTCTGCCGCAGAGCATCCAGCAGGCCATGCGCCACATCCGCAGCCAGTGCCTGGACCAG ATTGGCATTTTCCGGAAGTCGGGGGTGAAGTCTCGGATCCAGGTGCTGAGACACATGAACGAAGCCTCCCCCGACAACGTGAACTACGAAGGGCAGTCGGCCTACGACGTGGCTGACCTGCTGAAGCAGTATTTCCGCGACCTGCCAGAGCCCATCTTTACCAGCAAGCTCACCGACACCTTCCTGCAGATCTATCAGT TTGTCCCTAAAGAGCAGAGGCTGCAAGCTGTCCAGGCAGCCATTATCCTGATGCCAGATGAGAACCGGGAAGTGCTGCAGACATTGTTGTACTTCCTGAGTGACATTGCCTCAGCTGAGGAGAACCAGATGACATCTGGGAACCTGGCGGTGTGTCTGGCCCCATCCATTTTTCACCTCAACGTGTCCAAGAAGGAGAGCACCTCACCCAG GATGATTCAGAAGAGAGGCACCATGGGAAAGCCTGACCAGAAGGACCTTAATGAAAACATGGCTGCCACCCAGGGGCTCTCCCATATGATCACAGACTGTAAGAAGCTGTTCCAG ATACCCCACGACATGATGCTTCAGCTGGGCAACTCCTACGTGGCAGCAGACGCCCACCCGCTCTCGCTGGCTGAGCTGGTGAGCCACAGCTTGCAAGGGGAGGGCAAGGATTTCCAGGCTTATTTGGAAGATAACGTGCAGAATCTGCTCAAAGAGTCCTCAGAGAAGTTCAAAGGGTGGCTCAGCACCGCAGGGCCCCAGAACACAGAGCTCTCGTGCAAAAAG GTTGGTGACGGACATCCGCTGCGCTTGTGGAAAGTCTCCACGGAGATGGAGGCCCCTCCCTACACGGTGCTGCAGAGGGTACTTCGGGAGCGTCACCTCTGGGATGAGGACCTGCTGCAAGGCGAAGTGATACAGGCCCTGGACGAGAACATGGAGGTTTATCACTACGTCACGGACAGCATGGCGCCCCACCCCCGCAGGGACTTCATCGTTCTCAG GAAATGGCGCACGGACCTACCGCGAGGGGCTTACCTGCTGGTCTCCATGTCACTGGAACACGAAAAGCTGCAGGTGGAAGGAGGGGTTAGGGCCGTGGTGTTAACATCTCAGTATCTGATTGAACCGTGCGGGATGGGTCGGTCCAAAGTGACCCATGtctgcagagctgatctcag